The sequence CCCGCGACTTGAACTGCTCAAAGATAAAAAAATTGCCATTGTCGGCGATATTCTCCACTCACGGGTCGCCCGGTCGAATATTTGGAGTTTAACGGCAACGGGTGCAGAGGTTCACTTAGCGGGTCCCCCCACGCTTCTCCCCCAGTGGTTTGCCACCTATGGCAATCAGGAGGAGAGTCAGGGAGCCAATCACCCGTTACCAATCACCCATGAGCAATCCCCCATTTTCAACCGCAAGCTTTTTCTCCACTGGGATTTGGAACCCGCTTTACAAAATGCTGATTTTGTGATGACGTTGCGGCTACAAAAGGAACGGATGACGCAGCATTTGCTGCCCAGTTTGCGAGAGTACCATCAGCGGTATGGGATAACACGCGATCGCCTGAAACTCTGCAAACCCGACGTTAAGGTACTGCACCCCGGACCCGTCAACCGAGGCGTAGAAATTAGCTCTGACTTGATGGACGACCCCCAGTTCAGCTTAATCTCCCAGCAAGTGACCAGCGGCGTGGCTGTCCGCATGGCGCTACTGTATCTGATGGGTGGTGGCAAGATTTAGCACTTAGGATTCTGCAAAATCTTCAAAGAAACCTACAGAATCACCGAACAATCGCCGAACAACAAGTGCAAGGAGCGAGAAGTTAGGTAATCCAGGTGTTAGATCGAGCAAAATAGATTCAGTTCCTTTCTCAGGATTTCAACGTGATGAATGGCGTCACCACTCTCCTAAACCTTCCAAATCAACACTCCGCGAAAGATAGTTTTACGATTAGCTTTGCTCCGTTATCAATGGAGGAAGTCTACTCACTAGCGGACGATCCCGCCAATGGAGCCGTGGTAGTCATGAGTGGAATGGTACGCAATCAAACCGATGGTAAGCCGGTGGTTGCTCTGGAATATCAAGCCTACGAACCGATGGCTTTGCACATATTTAGTCAAATTGCTGCCAATATCCACCAAACCTGGCAGGATGTCAATCGAGTAGTGATTCACCATCGCATCGGACGCTTGCAGATTGGCGAAATTAGCGTGTTGGTGGCGGTGGGTTGTCCTCACCGTTCGGAAGCCTTTGAAGCTTGCCAATATGCCATTGATACCCTGAAGCACAATGCCCCTATCTGGAAAAAGGAACATTGGGCAGATGGTTCTAGCAGCTGGGTGAGTATTGGTGCCTGTGAAACTCAGCAAGAGGGGTGTTAAGTCGCTTTCTGATGCTCCTGAAATAGAGTGCCCTTGATTGATATTTTTTACAAAACTTTAAGTTTGTAAGGGCTTTAGATTGCAGTTTGTAACTATTGCTTTATCCCAGGAAAATTATCCTTTAGACTGATCCCCAATTCATATTTTGGGGATACAGGGGATAGGCTAATGCCAAATCTGAACTGGCACGAATATTTACTTTTTGTTTCTTTTGTTGGTAGTATTGCTGGACTTTTATTACTATCTACTGACAAACAAACTCACGTGGATGAGCTTGAAGAAACAGAGGAAATGCTGTTGACAATGAGCTTTACTTACTGGATAGTTTACTGCGTTGTTGTAGGTATCCTGAAGTTTAGCCATCCTGAGTGGGATATTTTGTTAATGAGCTTGAAGTTAACTGCTGCTTTTTCCTACTTGTTGACCTTTACTTCTGTCCTGACT comes from Coleofasciculus sp. FACHB-1120 and encodes:
- a CDS encoding aspartate carbamoyltransferase catalytic subunit translates to MATTTWTRHHVLSLADFTPIEYDTVLQTAASFREVLSRRTKKVPTLQGQVVANLFFESSTRTRSSFELAAKRLSADTLNFAAATSSLTKGETILDTAKTYLAMGADMMVVRHREAGVPQAIAAEMDRLGSKVGVLNAGDGQHEHPSQALLDLFTICTLLDPDHPRLELLKDKKIAIVGDILHSRVARSNIWSLTATGAEVHLAGPPTLLPQWFATYGNQEESQGANHPLPITHEQSPIFNRKLFLHWDLEPALQNADFVMTLRLQKERMTQHLLPSLREYHQRYGITRDRLKLCKPDVKVLHPGPVNRGVEISSDLMDDPQFSLISQQVTSGVAVRMALLYLMGGGKI
- a CDS encoding molybdenum cofactor biosynthesis protein MoaE codes for the protein MNGVTTLLNLPNQHSAKDSFTISFAPLSMEEVYSLADDPANGAVVVMSGMVRNQTDGKPVVALEYQAYEPMALHIFSQIAANIHQTWQDVNRVVIHHRIGRLQIGEISVLVAVGCPHRSEAFEACQYAIDTLKHNAPIWKKEHWADGSSSWVSIGACETQQEGC